One Roseburia rectibacter DNA window includes the following coding sequences:
- the tnpC gene encoding IS66 family transposase: MDPFFTEEQLNNMSRENMMEVMRIMQNQVQKKETEVQLLKDKQKELEFMNAMLSDRLALAQRRRFGSSSEKYADGYEQMDLFNEAEVNADMDTAEIEEEIVIPSHKRKKRTGKKEEDLSNFEVTETIEYKLTGEDRYCPDCGTKYKVVTKEVVKRLKFIPSTFEVVEEVTYVYSCPKCGAMIRPEKEFPLIKGSIATPSLVAGIMNAKYVNGMPLARQEREFARYDLNLSTKTMANWIISCADRYLGLLYGQMKEEFLKSRYIHCDETRIQVIDEPDQKGSSQNWMWVYLTDHYSEAPQMVLFDYERTRAGYHPVNFLGDTFHGYLTCDGYQAYHGLNDSITVTGCFTHARRRFDAALTALKKDFTKEQLKETVAYQAMTRIGILYKVEELIKDKTPEKRYQERQKQSRPVVEALFEWLHSMEDSVDRSSLIGDAILYTLNQENYLRRYLDDGHLSIDNNSAERAIKNFAVGRRNWLFAKSIRGADASAVVYSIAETALLNGLKPYVYLSYVLDELRKMGPFPKPDDLNRLLPWSNELPEGFRTKKKK, encoded by the coding sequence ATGGATCCGTTTTTTACAGAGGAACAGCTGAATAACATGAGCCGTGAAAACATGATGGAAGTTATGAGAATCATGCAGAATCAGGTTCAAAAAAAAGAGACCGAGGTACAGCTTCTGAAAGACAAGCAGAAAGAACTGGAATTTATGAACGCAATGCTTTCAGACCGTCTTGCGCTTGCACAAAGAAGACGTTTCGGTTCTTCCAGTGAAAAATACGCAGATGGATATGAACAGATGGATCTGTTTAATGAGGCTGAAGTCAATGCAGATATGGATACTGCTGAGATTGAAGAGGAAATCGTGATTCCATCGCACAAACGGAAAAAACGCACCGGCAAAAAAGAAGAAGATCTCTCTAATTTCGAAGTAACAGAAACAATCGAATATAAACTGACCGGCGAAGACCGCTATTGTCCGGACTGTGGAACAAAGTATAAAGTCGTCACAAAAGAAGTCGTAAAACGACTGAAATTCATCCCCTCCACCTTTGAAGTGGTTGAAGAAGTAACCTATGTATACAGTTGTCCAAAATGTGGTGCTATGATCCGGCCGGAAAAAGAGTTTCCGCTGATCAAGGGAAGCATTGCTACACCTTCGCTGGTTGCCGGAATCATGAATGCAAAGTATGTCAATGGCATGCCGCTGGCAAGACAGGAACGGGAATTCGCAAGGTATGACTTAAATCTTTCAACAAAAACAATGGCAAACTGGATCATCAGCTGTGCAGACCGGTATCTGGGACTGCTTTATGGGCAGATGAAGGAAGAATTCCTAAAGAGCAGATACATCCATTGCGATGAAACCAGGATCCAGGTGATTGATGAACCAGATCAGAAAGGATCATCTCAAAACTGGATGTGGGTATATCTGACAGATCATTACAGTGAAGCCCCACAGATGGTTCTCTTTGATTATGAGAGAACGCGTGCCGGATATCACCCGGTAAACTTCCTTGGAGATACATTTCATGGATATCTGACGTGTGATGGATACCAGGCGTATCATGGACTGAACGATTCCATCACCGTAACCGGATGCTTTACCCATGCGAGACGCCGTTTTGATGCTGCACTCACGGCATTAAAAAAGGATTTCACAAAGGAGCAGCTGAAAGAAACAGTTGCATATCAGGCAATGACGAGGATCGGAATCCTGTATAAAGTAGAGGAACTGATCAAAGATAAGACACCGGAAAAACGGTATCAGGAACGCCAGAAGCAGTCGCGTCCAGTAGTGGAAGCCCTGTTTGAATGGCTGCATTCAATGGAAGATTCTGTAGACAGATCTTCCCTTATTGGTGATGCCATTTTATATACGCTGAATCAGGAAAACTATCTTCGCAGGTACTTGGATGATGGGCATCTGAGCATTGATAATAATAGTGCGGAGCGTGCAATCAAAAATTTTGCAGTAGGCCGCCGGAATTGGCTGTTTGCCAAGAGTATCCGTGGTGCAGATGCCAGTGCTGTTGTTTATAGTATCGCAGAAACAGCCCTGCTGAATGGTCTGAAGCCGTATGTATATCTTTCCTATGTATTAGACGAACTTCGTAAAATGGGACCTTTTCCAAAGCCGGATGATCTAAATCGGCTTTTGCCATGGTCAAATGAATTACCGGAAGGATTTCGAACCAAAAAGAAGAAATAA
- the tnpB gene encoding IS66 family insertion sequence element accessory protein TnpB (TnpB, as the term is used for proteins encoded by IS66 family insertion elements, is considered an accessory protein, since TnpC, encoded by a neighboring gene, is a DDE family transposase.), translating to MLDLAGGTTVYLACGATDLRKSYHGLAAIIKLKFKLDPYSRCMFAFCNRRRTSIKILQWDGSGFWILMKRLDKDSFHWPDTPDELQKVTLKEMHWLCDGLSLTPKGAFEERHPKIVV from the coding sequence ATGCTTGATCTGGCAGGTGGCACAACCGTTTACCTTGCATGTGGAGCTACCGATCTGAGAAAAAGCTATCACGGACTGGCTGCAATTATCAAGCTAAAATTCAAACTTGATCCCTATTCGCGCTGCATGTTTGCGTTCTGCAACCGCAGGCGGACTTCTATTAAGATTCTGCAATGGGACGGATCCGGTTTCTGGATTCTGATGAAGAGGCTTGACAAAGATTCCTTTCACTGGCCGGATACTCCGGATGAATTACAGAAAGTGACCCTGAAAGAAATGCATTGGCTGTGTGATGGCCTTTCACTTACTCCGAAGGGAGCTTTTGAAGAAAGACATCCAAAGATTGTTGTATAA
- the tnpA gene encoding IS66 family insertion sequence element accessory protein TnpA: MKKDEKITLWSERIHEFQSSGQTCKTWCQEHHVPVSTMNYWMRKLKKLDEQSDTDMIFAKMPTEKEISKNETLNISPSPVRIFITNAIRIEVMPECPPEFFRVLIQGLKDHA; encoded by the coding sequence ATGAAAAAAGATGAAAAAATCACTCTGTGGTCTGAACGAATCCATGAATTTCAATCCAGTGGGCAGACTTGCAAAACATGGTGTCAGGAACATCACGTTCCAGTCTCTACAATGAATTATTGGATGCGCAAGCTGAAAAAATTGGACGAACAATCAGATACAGATATGATTTTTGCAAAAATGCCAACGGAAAAAGAGATTTCAAAGAATGAGACTTTGAATATCAGCCCGTCTCCAGTCCGCATTTTTATCACAAACGCTATTCGGATTGAAGTGATGCCTGAATGCCCGCCGGAATTTTTTCGTGTTCTGATCCAGGGGCTGAAAGATCATGCTTGA
- a CDS encoding protein-export chaperone SecB, which translates to MKKSMFQFKNPHIEKISFEINNNIPCEDDIPLGINVQTFLSNDENNALVKLTLTVGELDANSKELKNSIYFNGCIVSEFKWEKEIKNIENMLKVNGGAVLLSYLRPILSSLTMQAGIKPLHIPLIDFTE; encoded by the coding sequence ATGAAAAAAAGTATGTTTCAATTTAAGAATCCGCATATTGAAAAAATATCTTTTGAAATAAACAATAATATACCTTGTGAAGACGATATACCACTTGGAATTAACGTTCAGACATTTTTGTCAAATGATGAAAATAATGCATTAGTAAAATTAACCTTAACTGTTGGCGAATTAGATGCAAATTCAAAAGAATTAAAAAATTCAATATATTTTAATGGATGTATTGTTTCAGAGTTTAAGTGGGAAAAAGAAATCAAAAATATTGAGAATATGTTAAAAGTAAATGGCGGAGCTGTTTTGCTATCATATTTAAGACCTATTTTATCATCGTTGACCATGCAAGCAGGAATAAAGCCATTGCATATACCATTAATTGATTTTACAGAATAA
- a CDS encoding SEC-C metal-binding domain-containing protein, whose product MERNDRCFCGSGIKYKKCHYRINGESKLANIYRAYNEYNNACIQKGICNNCRKGCSQCCNDYFFISESEFLQILEELIYRKININDYISKAKAVKKHIEKVHPEIIKKLNEFMPKSVDNIDESFFKDSINPPDLPACIFLDNNKCSIYNVRPSICRGYGTTEECGIIKNKKYDFEEKYKMYNEASIISHSGDTTKAILKRPYPLFYWFAYFLDDSWYNFTMEKLRRIRDDQNDAYYDFTRKLQ is encoded by the coding sequence ATGGAACGTAACGATAGATGTTTCTGTGGAAGCGGAATCAAATATAAAAAATGTCATTACAGAATTAATGGTGAAAGTAAATTAGCAAATATATATAGAGCATATAATGAGTACAATAATGCTTGTATTCAAAAAGGAATATGTAATAATTGTAGAAAGGGATGTTCACAATGTTGCAATGACTATTTCTTTATTTCTGAAAGTGAATTTCTACAAATATTGGAAGAATTAATATATAGAAAAATAAATATAAATGATTATATTAGTAAGGCAAAGGCGGTTAAAAAGCATATTGAAAAAGTTCACCCAGAAATAATAAAGAAACTTAACGAATTTATGCCGAAATCAGTAGATAATATAGATGAATCTTTTTTTAAAGATTCAATTAATCCCCCTGATTTACCAGCATGTATTTTTTTAGATAATAATAAGTGCAGTATTTATAATGTACGCCCATCTATATGCAGGGGATATGGGACAACAGAAGAATGTGGAATTATAAAGAATAAAAAATATGATTTTGAAGAAAAATATAAAATGTATAACGAAGCAAGTATTATTTCGCATAGTGGAGATACAACGAAAGCAATATTAAAAAGACCCTATCCGTTATTTTATTGGTTTGCTTATTTCTTAGATGATTCATGGTATAATTTTACAATGGAAAAGCTTAGAAGAATTAGAGATGACCAAAATGATGCTTATTATGATTTTACAAGGAAATTGCAATGA
- a CDS encoding DUF3102 domain-containing protein, protein MNNEVRCNNDLELKAIENRIIRLKNETAQNLIKLGNELNRAKEKVPHGEWGTWLRDKVNFSQRTANIYMRIAKEFGSNSQAISNLEVTKLGLLLDVPEDKRANFIAEHNVKEMSTRELKAAIKGESDHTKTDSVIDYVRDYEDIEIDVDCLKPLPQHDKYFFKRTGKDWISFLNSVDKYGIYEPIMIARDNTIISGHERVRACKDLGIKKIRAYYACQEKEHRKDCKTDDELKLKMFILSNFSLRSIDGYYAMFWMDTLFGTSYGDGSGDLTHYVTDDVVNKLNHNRDILKKMKDVVDKCQCEEITEAEMDIEIVKLHEQYV, encoded by the coding sequence ATGAATAATGAAGTAAGATGTAACAATGATTTGGAACTTAAAGCAATAGAAAACAGAATAATTCGGCTTAAAAATGAGACTGCACAAAATCTCATTAAACTTGGTAATGAATTGAATAGAGCAAAAGAAAAAGTACCACATGGAGAATGGGGAACATGGCTAAGAGATAAAGTTAATTTTTCACAAAGAACAGCAAATATTTATATGAGAATTGCAAAAGAATTTGGTTCAAATTCGCAAGCGATTTCCAATTTGGAAGTAACAAAATTGGGATTATTATTGGATGTGCCAGAAGATAAAAGAGCTAATTTTATTGCAGAACATAATGTAAAGGAAATGTCAACAAGAGAATTAAAAGCTGCAATTAAAGGTGAATCTGATCATACCAAAACAGATAGCGTTATCGACTATGTAAGAGACTATGAAGATATTGAGATAGATGTAGATTGTTTAAAACCATTACCACAACATGATAAATATTTCTTCAAAAGAACAGGCAAGGACTGGATTTCATTTTTAAATTCGGTTGATAAATATGGTATATATGAGCCAATTATGATTGCAAGAGATAATACAATTATTTCTGGACATGAAAGAGTAAGAGCTTGCAAAGATTTAGGTATTAAGAAAATTCGTGCCTATTATGCTTGTCAAGAAAAGGAACATAGAAAAGATTGCAAAACAGATGATGAATTGAAATTAAAGATGTTTATTTTGTCAAATTTTAGTCTGCGAAGCATAGATGGGTATTATGCAATGTTTTGGATGGACACTCTGTTTGGAACATCTTATGGTGATGGTAGTGGAGATTTGACGCATTATGTTACAGATGATGTTGTCAATAAGTTAAATCATAATAGGGATATTTTGAAAAAAATGAAAGATGTGGTTGATAAGTGCCAATGTGAAGAAATAACAGAAGCTGAAATGGATATAGAAATTGTAAAATTACATGAGCAGTATGTGTAA
- the clpX gene encoding ATP-dependent Clp protease ATP-binding subunit ClpX gives MNIDKGDFIMANKNNEYCCMCGSKKDEVDKLIRGKYGYICDSCISIASDLLNDEEEESITNNMQLATPSQIKAHLDQYVIGQDEAKRTLAVAVYNHYKRLKQNKKSDVEIQKSNILMIGSTGSGKTLIAQSLAKFLGVPFAIADATTLTEAGYVGDDVEVMLRTLLQNANYDIESAQRGIIYIDEIDKISRKGENVSITRDVSGEGVQQALLKIIEGTISEVPVTGSRKHPQGETVKIDTSNILFICGGAFDGIDKIISKEDTHNTIGFGAKVADKKESEVDMSKVEQHDLVKYGLMPELIGRLPIITALNPLSEEDLVYILTEPKNAITKQYQELLSMDGVKLEFEDEALKKIAEMAIKKKTGARGLRSIIESAMQKVMFDVPDMSNAKKVVVTADCVEGKADALFYGAKNKKIA, from the coding sequence ATGAATATTGATAAAGGAGATTTTATAATGGCAAATAAAAATAACGAATATTGTTGTATGTGTGGAAGCAAAAAAGATGAAGTAGACAAGCTGATTAGAGGTAAATATGGATATATCTGTGATAGCTGTATCAGTATAGCAAGCGATTTACTCAATGATGAAGAAGAGGAATCTATCACAAATAATATGCAGTTGGCTACTCCTTCACAGATTAAAGCACATTTGGATCAGTATGTGATTGGACAGGATGAAGCAAAGAGAACACTTGCAGTTGCGGTCTACAATCACTATAAGAGATTGAAACAGAATAAGAAATCTGATGTTGAAATACAGAAATCCAATATCCTTATGATTGGTTCAACCGGCAGTGGTAAGACACTGATTGCACAAAGTTTAGCAAAATTCTTAGGTGTTCCATTTGCTATTGCTGACGCTACAACACTTACTGAAGCTGGTTATGTTGGTGACGATGTAGAGGTCATGTTAAGAACACTCTTACAGAATGCAAATTATGACATTGAATCAGCACAAAGAGGAATTATCTATATTGATGAGATAGATAAGATTTCTCGTAAAGGCGAGAATGTTTCTATCACAAGAGATGTGTCAGGTGAGGGAGTACAGCAAGCACTTCTTAAAATTATCGAGGGTACTATTTCAGAAGTGCCAGTGACAGGTAGTAGAAAACATCCACAGGGAGAGACAGTTAAGATTGATACATCTAACATACTTTTCATCTGTGGTGGAGCTTTTGACGGAATAGATAAGATTATCAGCAAAGAGGACACGCATAATACAATCGGATTTGGTGCTAAAGTTGCCGATAAAAAGGAATCAGAGGTTGATATGTCAAAGGTGGAACAGCATGATCTTGTGAAATATGGTCTTATGCCAGAATTGATAGGTAGACTTCCTATTATAACTGCATTGAATCCATTATCTGAGGAAGATTTGGTGTATATTCTCACAGAGCCAAAGAATGCTATTACAAAGCAGTATCAAGAGTTGTTATCAATGGATGGTGTGAAGTTGGAATTTGAGGACGAAGCATTGAAAAAGATTGCTGAAATGGCTATTAAGAAGAAAACAGGTGCGAGAGGTCTTAGAAGTATCATTGAATCGGCTATGCAGAAAGTCATGTTTGATGTTCCTGATATGAGTAATGCAAAGAAAGTTGTTGTAACTGCTGATTGTGTAGAAGGAAAAGCGGATGCGTTGTTTTATGGTGCAAAGAATAAGAAGATAGCGTAG
- a CDS encoding DUF5659 domain-containing protein, producing the protein MCPVRSLALANYLCGHGYEIKKVIDSEKNPQYKIFLFEDNKAIHNSITTYLTNREV; encoded by the coding sequence ATGTGTCCAGTGCGTTCACTGGCATTAGCAAATTATTTATGTGGTCACGGTTACGAAATAAAGAAAGTTATTGATTCTGAAAAGAATCCACAGTACAAAATATTTTTATTTGAGGACAATAAAGCTATTCATAATAGTATTACTACATATCTCACAAACAGGGAGGTGTAG
- a CDS encoding FtsZ/tubulin family protein, whose translation MNKEINAGLKITGIGCGQCGTQIIAEIEKAVNLLDGDKSNLSFIGINTSTEDLSSVTLSHKIHINNSKGAACDRNKSTEALADGIDEILEELQSYIIEDSIIFIAFSCGGGTGSAIAPILSGILKEMGYSVGMIPVLPADTEPLKVRDNARLTFNEIDELKPEMGSIFILDNNASDKITVNKVFASLFTGILCINNKSQDGNMDLAEIEACLKCPSFSVITKTNATKGTTANIIDILNKDNNIFAKREDKTVTIMGISEAVSAKESKIDIIQLRKEVGTAPTEFHGYLSESEENVIILSGLTMPYSRLDSMTDAIEKEAVNVQNSMKALTEVRTAKSLDIFGQKAEPVVAPKKSNRLDALKARRISK comes from the coding sequence ATGAATAAGGAAATCAACGCAGGACTTAAAATTACAGGCATTGGATGTGGTCAGTGTGGAACACAGATTATCGCAGAAATTGAGAAGGCTGTAAATCTTCTTGATGGGGATAAATCAAATCTTTCCTTTATTGGAATCAATACAAGTACAGAAGATTTATCATCCGTAACATTATCTCACAAGATTCACATTAACAATTCAAAAGGTGCAGCTTGCGACAGGAATAAGAGTACAGAAGCATTAGCAGATGGCATTGACGAAATTCTGGAAGAATTACAGTCATACATTATCGAAGATTCCATTATTTTCATTGCATTCTCATGTGGTGGAGGCACAGGATCAGCGATAGCACCTATTCTTAGTGGAATATTAAAGGAAATGGGATATTCGGTTGGTATGATTCCTGTATTGCCAGCAGATACAGAACCATTAAAGGTAAGAGATAATGCAAGATTGACATTTAATGAGATTGATGAATTAAAGCCAGAAATGGGAAGTATTTTTATCCTTGACAATAATGCAAGCGACAAAATTACTGTAAATAAAGTGTTCGCTTCATTATTTACAGGTATTCTTTGCATCAATAATAAATCCCAGGATGGAAATATGGATTTGGCAGAAATTGAAGCTTGCTTAAAGTGTCCGTCATTCTCTGTCATTACAAAAACCAATGCAACAAAGGGAACGACTGCAAATATCATTGATATTTTAAATAAGGATAACAATATTTTTGCAAAGAGAGAGGACAAGACTGTTACGATTATGGGTATTTCTGAAGCTGTATCAGCAAAGGAAAGTAAGATTGATATTATTCAGTTGCGTAAAGAGGTAGGAACAGCACCAACAGAATTTCATGGTTATCTGTCTGAATCAGAAGAAAATGTAATTATTCTTAGTGGTTTAACAATGCCATACAGTAGATTGGATTCAATGACAGATGCTATTGAGAAAGAAGCTGTGAATGTTCAAAACTCTATGAAAGCATTAACAGAAGTAAGAACTGCAAAATCATTAGATATATTTGGACAGAAGGCAGAGCCAGTTGTAGCACCAAAGAAGTCAAATAGATTAGATGCACTAAAAGCAAGAAGAATCAGCAAGTAA
- a CDS encoding helix-turn-helix domain-containing protein translates to MKVISYLILSWLYRTDAKSKIIAATRKMILDGLAEEGTSYCDKTIYNNLRNLIQGGYVKNGMPVGNTYTYYITSKGMNWLKEMEEEETEE, encoded by the coding sequence TTGAAAGTCATTAGTTATTTGATACTTAGTTGGTTATATAGAACTGATGCAAAAAGCAAAATTATAGCAGCCACAAGAAAAATGATACTTGATGGACTTGCAGAAGAAGGAACAAGTTATTGTGATAAGACCATTTATAACAACCTTAGAAATCTGATACAAGGTGGGTATGTAAAAAATGGAATGCCAGTAGGTAATACATATACATATTACATTACATCTAAAGGTATGAATTGGTTAAAAGAAATGGAAGAGGAAGAAACGGAGGAATAA
- a CDS encoding IclR family transcriptional regulator has translation MTKFDYEILMLLCNQNVDNPLKAMNISQILEEISVAKRKSYSTTYRHLQSMSKQGYVECGLIDGLASTYYISELGKAYYKS, from the coding sequence ATGACAAAATTTGATTATGAAATTCTAATGTTACTTTGTAATCAGAATGTGGACAATCCATTAAAAGCTATGAATATTTCACAGATATTAGAAGAAATTTCAGTAGCAAAAAGAAAATCATACAGTACAACATACAGGCATTTGCAGAGTATGAGCAAACAAGGATATGTGGAATGTGGTCTGATAGATGGATTGGCAAGCACATATTATATTAGCGAACTTGGAAAAGCCTACTATAAATCATAG
- a CDS encoding recombinase family protein encodes MKNEVWGYARVSTKEQNLARQIEQLKEFGISERNIKCDKISGKTFNRMEYNALVGTETTAPTLREGDLLVIVSLDRLGRNYTEIKEQWNYIINVIGADIVVLDMPLLDTRQSGDNLDKRFIADLVLQILSYVAQKELENTRRRQKQGMDVMPVINGKKTSLKTGRPTGRPNAQFPDNWKDYYEKWRLGEMTATKCMEILNLKRSTFYKLVKIYEKDL; translated from the coding sequence ATGAAAAATGAAGTATGGGGATATGCAAGAGTTTCTACAAAAGAACAGAATCTTGCACGACAAATTGAACAGTTAAAAGAGTTTGGAATATCTGAGAGAAATATTAAGTGTGACAAAATAAGCGGAAAGACATTTAATCGAATGGAATACAACGCATTAGTTGGAACAGAAACAACAGCACCAACTTTAAGAGAGGGAGATTTGCTTGTTATTGTCAGTCTTGATAGGTTGGGTAGAAACTATACGGAAATCAAGGAACAGTGGAACTATATTATCAATGTTATTGGAGCAGATATTGTTGTGTTGGATATGCCATTACTCGACACAAGGCAATCTGGTGATAATCTTGATAAAAGATTTATTGCTGACCTGGTATTACAGATTTTGTCTTATGTGGCACAAAAGGAACTTGAAAACACAAGACGTAGACAAAAACAGGGAATGGATGTTATGCCAGTAATCAATGGAAAGAAAACTTCTTTAAAGACAGGCAGACCAACAGGCAGACCAAACGCACAGTTTCCCGATAATTGGAAAGATTACTATGAAAAATGGAGACTAGGAGAAATGACAGCAACAAAGTGTATGGAAATACTGAATTTGAAAAGGTCAACATTTTATAAGCTGGTTAAGATTTATGAAAAGGATCTGTGA
- a CDS encoding type II toxin-antitoxin system VapC family toxin, producing the protein MVGKILIDTNILLDYLLEREPFFEDAKKVISSCTEGNIKGCIAAHSISNMFFILRKDYTAKERREILSNLCTIFDVEGIDKAKLLSGLANEEFSDFEDCLQMECAKSYGAEYIVTRNVSDYSVSDIKAILPSEYLGL; encoded by the coding sequence ATGGTAGGTAAAATTCTGATTGATACCAATATATTACTTGATTATCTTCTTGAAAGAGAACCATTCTTTGAGGATGCAAAGAAAGTAATCTCGTCATGTACCGAGGGAAATATAAAAGGTTGCATTGCAGCTCATTCTATTTCTAATATGTTCTTTATATTAAGGAAAGATTATACTGCAAAGGAAAGAAGAGAAATATTATCAAACCTATGCACGATTTTTGATGTAGAGGGCATAGACAAAGCAAAATTATTATCTGGTCTTGCAAATGAGGAGTTCTCTGATTTTGAGGATTGTTTACAAATGGAATGTGCAAAAAGTTATGGAGCAGAGTATATTGTGACAAGAAATGTATCGGATTATTCGGTATCAGACATAAAGGCAATTCTTCCAAGTGAATACTTAGGACTATAA
- a CDS encoding UDP-N-acetylenolpyruvoylglucosamine reductase — MTALRQSAIMELEKIPEDKLSFVIQIMQGVNGLYNDSNKERKDAFARLEQLRKKGTVTDDDAELASYREDKYGR, encoded by the coding sequence ATGACAGCATTAAGACAGAGTGCAATAATGGAACTGGAAAAAATACCAGAAGATAAGTTATCCTTTGTAATTCAGATTATGCAGGGTGTAAATGGATTATATAATGATTCTAATAAGGAAAGGAAAGATGCTTTTGCAAGATTAGAGCAGTTACGCAAAAAGGGGACTGTTACCGATGATGATGCAGAATTAGCATCTTACAGGGAAGATAAATATGGTAGGTAA
- a CDS encoding helix-turn-helix domain-containing protein, whose translation MINYNKLMQKLKDKGITTYIIRQKGLIPQGILTKMKMCSGDSWEDIDNNIKEYNEKPENVIKGRVFAGGDVSTKTIEDICQLLQCQPQDLIEWKVDLKPELSYENRYKNAK comes from the coding sequence ATGATAAATTATAATAAATTGATGCAGAAGTTAAAAGATAAAGGCATAACGACATATATTATAAGACAAAAAGGCTTAATTCCACAGGGAATACTTACTAAAATGAAAATGTGTAGTGGGGATTCATGGGAAGATATTGATAATAATATAAAGGAATACAATGAAAAGCCAGAGAATGTAATAAAGGGAAGAGTGTTTGCTGGTGGCGATGTATCAACAAAAACGATAGAGGATATATGCCAACTCTTACAATGTCAGCCACAAGATTTAATTGAATGGAAAGTAGACTTAAAACCAGAGCTATCTTATGAAAATCGCTACAAAAATGCAAAATAA
- a CDS encoding HNH endonuclease, whose amino-acid sequence MAYILTNGNYYITVTDTGKTTKTNNIDEAKLFATIGKAQEKIKKAPAKTKNYYIEDIDTNVKIQCNADGKIKRKRYSDNVKKLLYMNANGKCALCGRKLLFEDITIDHKIPLACGGADSVENLQICCLEDNQFKGSIMPDDFMERITRIFLYQMDQKEGKRLLWKIVHKILNKIV is encoded by the coding sequence ATGGCTTATATACTTACAAATGGAAATTATTACATAACAGTTACAGACACAGGAAAGACAACAAAAACGAATAATATAGATGAAGCAAAGTTATTTGCAACTATTGGTAAAGCACAAGAGAAAATCAAGAAAGCACCAGCAAAAACGAAAAATTATTATATTGAGGATATAGATACAAATGTAAAAATACAATGTAATGCAGATGGAAAAATCAAGCGAAAAAGATATTCTGATAATGTAAAGAAATTGCTTTATATGAATGCAAATGGAAAATGTGCTTTATGTGGTAGGAAGTTGTTATTTGAAGATATAACAATTGACCATAAAATTCCTTTGGCTTGTGGCGGTGCTGATTCTGTGGAAAATTTACAAATTTGTTGTCTGGAAGATAACCAGTTCAAAGGTTCAATAATGCCTGATGATTTTATGGAACGGATAACAAGAATTTTTCTATATCAGATGGATCAGAAAGAAGGCAAGCGGTTATTATGGAAGATTGTGCACAAAATATTAAATAAGATAGTATAA